ACTGTACATGAGTGGTATGTCAATGAATGCCACAGCAAAACTCTTGGGAGTTTCCACTCAGTCAGTGCTCAACTGGATTAGGGATTTTGGCGAAGCAAACTACGAGAAACCGGCTCCAGACTCAGCAATCGTAGTGGAATTAGACGAACTGTGGCATTTTCTCCAGGCAAAAAAAACAAGTTATGGCTCTGGAAAGCATATGACCGTGTTACTGGGAGACTCATCGACTGGGAACTGGGAAATCGTGATAGTCAAACCCTAAGTCGTTTGCTAGAGAGACTGGCAAAGTGGAAAGTGACAGTGTACTGCACCGATGACTGGAGGCCCTATCAACAACTGCTGGATGAACATCCCGATGCGTTTCATGGGATTAGCAAAAGAGAAACAGTAGGAATTGAGAGAAACAACTCAGATAACCGCCATTGGTTTGCTAGATTTCATCGCCGCATGAAAGTTGTCTCCAGGTCAGCCCACATGATTGATATCACCATGGCA
The genomic region above belongs to Synechocystis sp. PCC 6803 substr. PCC-P and contains:
- a CDS encoding IS1 family transposase (programmed frameshift); its protein translation is MSTHCHCPQCGHGNVVKNGFVKDKQRFKCKSCQYQFTNLSKERGKPLWMKLEAVLLYMSGMSMNATAKLLGVSTQSVLNWIRDFGEANYEKPAPDSAIVVELDELWHFLQGKKNKLWLWKAYDRVTGRLIDWELGNRDSQTLSRLLERLAKWKVTVYCTDDWRPYQQLLDEHPDAFHGISKRETVGIERNNSDNRHWFARFHRRMKVVSRSAHMIDITMAIFAKFRVNGNTEPLRDWRLSLLS